The Henckelia pumila isolate YLH828 chromosome 2, ASM3356847v2, whole genome shotgun sequence genome includes a window with the following:
- the LOC140884209 gene encoding uncharacterized protein: protein MFPTLYDDDDNNNNNNNNSNNAMTLADTKEQDGFLPIANVSRIMKKSLPPNAKISKEAKQTVQECVSEFINFITGEASDKCQREKRKTINGDDLLWAMTTLGFENYVGSLKDYLNKYRESSEAEKNTVATQEDAANGEKIEDNTVCNDSSIVSMGFAIAARPDDHHHGLWEFKTYNTNYLGIGLPDDPKRSRRRRVDYGEQMNVASDIGDDFEKWQEL, encoded by the exons atgtttCCAACTctttatgatgatgatgataataataataataataataataa TAGCAACAATGCAATGACACTTGCAGACACCAAAGAACAAGATGGCTTCCTCCCCATTGCCAATGTAAGCAGAATCATGAAGAAATCACTCCCGCCAAACGCCAAGATTTCCAAAGAAGCAAAGCAAACCGTGCAAGAATGTGTCTCTGAATTCATCAACTTCATCACGG GCGAAGCGTCGGATAAATGCCAAAGGGAGAAGAGAAAGACCATAAACGGCGACGATCTCTTGTGGGCTATGACAACACTTGGATTTGAGAACTATGTTGGATCCTTGAAAGATTACCTCAACAAGTATAGGGAAAGTAGTGAGGCAGAAAAGAACACTGTGGCTACACAAGAAGACGCAGCGAATGGCGAAAAGATAGAAGATAACACTGTCTGTAATGATAGTTCGATTGTATCCATGGGGTTTGCAATAGCTGCCAGACCTGATGATCATCATCATGGTTTGTGGGAGTTTAAAACATACAATACTAATTATCTTGGCATTGGTTTACCAGATGATCCCAAAAGAAGTCGTCGTCGTCGGGTCGATTATGGTGAACAGATGAATGTGGCAAGTGATATTGgtgatgattttgaaaaatggcAAGAGCTATAG
- the LOC140883051 gene encoding uncharacterized protein, whose product MSVSISSLFIHLHKSSASNSIFLTRPTKWWIQASSSAAPGIDISNLDSAIAKKDSDEVKKALDQLTEIGWAKKWSSQPYVSRRTTSLRELTSLGIKNAENLAIPSVRNDAAFLFTVVGTTGFLGILAGQILPGDWGFFVPYLIGSISLVVLAIGSISPGLLQAAIGSFSSFFPDYQERIARHEAAHFLVAYLLGLPILGYSLDIGKEHVNLIDERLEKIIYSGQLDAKELDRLAVVAMAGLAAEGLQYDKVIGQSADLFTLQRFINRSKPQLSKDQQQNLTRWAVLFAASLIKNNRVLHDALMSAMSKKATVLECIEAIEKAE is encoded by the exons ATGTCAGTTTCCATATCATCTCTCTTCATCCACCTCCATAAATCCTCTGCATCAAATTCAATTTTCCTGACAAGACCTACCAAATGGTGGATCCAAGCTTCGTCATCAGCTGCCCCGGGAATTGATATCTCCAATCTCGATTCCGCCATAGCCAAG AAAGATAGTGATGAAGTTAAAAAGGCACTCGATCAGTTGACTGAAATTGGTTGGGCCAAAAAGTGGAGCTCTCAACCTTATGTATCACGCCGTACG ACGTCTCTTCGGGAATTGACATCTCTAGGAATAAAGAATGCAGAGAACCTTGCCATTCCCAGCGTCCGAAATGAT GCAGCTTTTCTCTTTACCGTGGTCGGAACAACAGGGTTTTTGGGTATCCTTGCTGGTCAGATTCTTCCTGGG GATTGGGGCTTCTTTGTGCCATACTTGATTGGAAGCATCTCGTTGGTTGTCCTTGCTATAGGGAGTATCTCCCCGGG GTTACTTCAGGCTGCTATCGGTAGCTTTTCTTCATTTTTTCCAGATTACCAAGAGAGGATTGCTAGACACGAAGCAGCTCACTTCTTAG TTGCCTACTTACTTGGCCTCCCTATCCTTGGATATTCTTTGGACATTGGGAAAGAGCATGTAAATCTCATTGATGAAAGGCTAGAAAAGATTATATATAGTGGGCAGCTTGATGCTAAGGAATTGGACAG GTTGGCAGTCGTAGCAATGGCTGGACTAGCAGCTGAAGGTCTTCAATACGATAAAGTAATTGGTCAGTCAGCCGATCTTTTCACTCTTCAG AGATTTATAAACAGGAGCAAGCCTCAGCTCAGCAAAGATCAGCAGCAAAACCTTACCCGATGGGCT GTATTATTTGCTGCTTCCCTAATTAAAAATAACAGGGTGCTGCATGACGCTCTAATGTCAGCAATGTCAAAGAAGGCAACAGTCCTTGAATGCATTGAAGCAATTGAGAAAGCTGAGTAG
- the LOC140884955 gene encoding mitochondrial pyruvate carrier 4-like, producing MNAKKLVESIWKHPAGPRTIHFWAPTFKWAISATNIFNFSMPPDSISYPQQSAFVVAGFIGARYCTVITPRNWNLFSNNFALGCTGIYQLARKASHDHSS from the coding sequence ATGAATGCGAAGAAGTTAGTGGAAAGCATATGGAAGCATCCAGCGGGGCCAAGAACCATCCACTTCTGGGCACCAACGTTCAAGTGGGCCATCAGCGCCACCAACATTTTCAACTTCTCCATGCCGCCGGACTCCATCTCGTACCCGCAGCAGTCGGCGTTCGTCGTCGCGGGCTTCATCGGCGCCCGTTACTGTACGGTCATCACCCCAAGGAATTGGAATCTTTTCAGCAATAATTTCGCCTTGGGTTGCACCGGTATTTATCAGCTGGCCAGAAAAGCCAGCCATGACCACTCCTCATGA
- the LOC140877800 gene encoding F-box/kelch-repeat protein SKIP6, giving the protein MNHTLFSLIFNHKFQDSIFLIPHTHNNPPSMTGQSPGGAGTSAAASPPCPSSQLIPNLPDDISVQILARVPRSHHPHLSLVSKSWLFTINSAELFRTRSLLRASECSLYLNLRFDSSFHWYCEQTLQSKRSLVPLPPIPQSRIGPSTSVLGPKIYMIGGSINDIPTNDIWVFDCRFNKWETGPKMRVHREFSAAENWGGKIYVIGGCVVDNWARSINWAEVFDPETGSWAAVPSAIEVRDKWMHASAMIGSKLYAMADRGGVVFDAGCGEWGNVPKRLDLGWRGRAAVVGNVLYCYDYLGKIRGYDVEMDVWKDLRGVEKGLPNFLCNSTMVNLDGKLCVVWEGKGSGKEMDIMCAEIEVKKDVDGGLSGKILRLEVILVVPKGASIAHCLEVEF; this is encoded by the coding sequence ATGAATCACACATTATTTTCATTAATCTTCAATCACAAATTTCAAGATTCCATCTTTCTCATCcctcacacacacaataatcCACCCTCCATGACAGGTCAATCCCCCGGCGGAGCAGGCACCTCGGCAGCCGCATCACCTCCGTGTCCTTCATCACAACTCATCCCGAATCTCCCAGACGATATCTCCGTCCAAATACTGGCCAGAGTTCCCCGTTCCCATCATCCTCACCTCTCTCTAGTCTCAAAATCATGGCTTTTCACCATAAATTCCGCTGAGCTATTCCGCACGCGATCCCTCCTCCGCGCCTCCGAATGCTCCCTATACCTCAATCTCCGCTTCGATTCTTCCTTCCACTGGTACTGTGAACAAACCCTTCAATCCAAACGTTCGCTGGTACCCCTCCCACCAATTCCCCAGAGCCGAATCGGGCCCTCGACTTCAGTGCTCGGCCCCAAAATTTACATGATTGGCGGTTCTATCAATGACATCCCAACGAATGATATTTGGGTATTTGATTGTAGGTTTAATAAGTGGGAAACCGGGCCGAAAATGCGGGTGCACCGGGAGTTTTCCGCCGCGGAAAATTGGGGCGGAAAAATCTATGTTATAGGTGGGTGCGTGGTGGATAACTGGGCTCGTTCCATCAACTGGGCCGAGGTTTTTGACCCGGAAACCGGTTCTTGGGCAGCGGTTCCGAGTGCCATTGAGGTGAGGGACAAGTGGATGCACGCTAGTGCCATGATAGGGAGTAAGCTTTATGCAATGGCCGATAGAGGAGGCGTGGTTTTCGACGCGGGCTGTGGGGAATGGGGCAATGTGCCTAAAAGGTTGGATTTGGGGTGGAGGGGTCGGGCTGCGGTGGTTGGTAATGTGTTGTATTGTTATGATTACTTGGGGAAGATTCGGGGATATGATGTGGAGATGGATGTTTGGAAGGATTTGAGAGGTGTAGAGAAAGGATTGCCGAATTTCTTGTGTAACTCGACGATGGTGAATTTGGATGGTAAGTTGTGTGTGGTGTGGGAAGGGAAGGGAAGTGGGAAGGAGATGGATATTATGTGTGCTGAGATCGAAGTCAAGAAAGACGTTGATGGAGGTTTGAGTGGGAAGATTTTGAGGTTGGAGGTGATTCTTGTGGTTCCGAAAGGGGCTTCGATTGCTCATTGCTTGGAGGTTGAATTTTGA
- the LOC140881837 gene encoding transcription termination factor MTERF8, chloroplastic-like has product MSTLRRQSLLSSYSRNFHSNPSDPLFSLIKILFSRSFNHTYTSIPCSKSSENHALFKFFVDSLKGCKQRAHTIANRFSHVISYKKPQVAVDFLKTHGFSDTQIRSLLSIYPKLHQFDVEKNLKPKFIYFQELGVTRPHLAMFISKNPMLLSCSLDKKLKPGVEVIKNVLELNQPESNKFNIRDDLIRILSRYSWVIGNESKLLSSIKYLESFGIVGSQLVVLLKNEPRLFFVGESKLKSLISRVTELGFAKGSRMLVHGLRACYGNRTETLHKKYELLQSFGFSELECATMIIKSPILFKSSETRIRRGIEFFLSNLMLNKSVIVASPYILMYSMEKRILPRHRVLQMVKSRRLERRLPSISTMLCLSDESFMERYILKFKDDAKELMLVYKGPLSEPSKV; this is encoded by the coding sequence ATGTCCACTCTCCGCCGCCAGTCACTTTTATCTTCCTATTCTCGCAATTTCCACTCAAACCCCTCTGACCCGCTTTTCTcattgattaaaattttattttctcgcTCTTTCAATCACACCTACACTTCAATCCCATGCTCAAAATCATCAGAAAACCATGCTctgtttaaattttttgttgaCTCTTTGAAGGGTTGCAAACAGAGAGCTCATACCATTGCTAACCGCTTTTCACATGTCATATCCTATAAAAAACCTCAAGTAGCAGTTGATTTTCTCAAAACGCATGGCTTTTCAGACACCCAAATCAGATCATTGCTTTCTATTTATCCTAAGCTTCATCAATTTGATGTGGAAAAGAATCTTAAACCAAAGTTCATATACTTTCAAGAACTTGGTGTCACTAGACCTCATCTGGCTATGTTCATTTCCAAGAACCCGATGCTTCTCAGTTGCAGTTTGGATAAAAAGCTGAAGCCTGGTGTCGAGGTCATCAAAAATGTTCTTGAGCTTAACCAACCTGAGagcaataaatttaatattagaGATGACCTAATTCGTATCCTTTCGAGGTACTCTTGGGTGATTGGGAATGAATCAAAGTTGTTATCTAGCATCAAATATCTGGAGAGTTTTGGTATTGTTGGATCTCAATTGGTCGTCCTTTTGAAGAATGAGCCACGACTCTTTTTTGTGGGTGAAAGCAAACTCAAATCTCTCATTTCAAGAGTTACCGAACTTGGATTTGCCAAGGGTTCGAGAATGTTGGTTCACGGTCTTCGTGCTTGTTATGGTAATCGCACTGAGACTCTCCATAAGAAGTACGAATTGCTTCAGAGCTTCGGTTTTTCTGAATTGGAATGTGCTACAATGATTATCAAGTCACCCATTCTCttcaaatcttcagaaacacgaATAAGGCGTGGAATTGAGttcttcttgagcaatcttatGCTCAACAAATCCGTGATCGTTGCTTCACCATATATTTTGATGTATAGCATGGAGAAAAGAATATTACCTCGCCATAGAGTTTTGCAAATGGTGAAATCGAGGAGGCTTGAAAGAAGATTACCGAGTATTTCAACCATGTTATGCTTGTCAGATGAGAGTTTTATGGAGAGGTATATTTTGAAGTTTAAGGATGATGCTAAAGAATTGATGTTAGTGTACAAGGGGCCCCTTTCTGAACCTTCAAAAGTATAG
- the LOC140883016 gene encoding OVARIAN TUMOR DOMAIN-containing deubiquitinating enzyme 5, with amino-acid sequence MADTTPVEDTMSEGVSENAVPEKRETLEEMLSRHRKETTDLQSKEVALKKAAAKGSKAEQKAKKKQVDEEIARLSTKLKEAQAKELALLGYNDSTDKQKGDFDNLVKAIAGVSVTNQAEKSSKPNKHAKRREKRAQDEAARDRRIQEEQSQIISDRIIEDKKLERKLEPLGFTINEIKADGHCLYRAVEDQLALHSGGSSPCTYQELREMVANYMRKNASNFLPFFLSENAAEGESADSITERFEKYCRDIESTAAWGGQLELGALTHCLKKPILIYSGSFPDVEMGKEYKQSNGTGSSSKSSILLSFHRHAFGLGEHYNSVVPAVIQ; translated from the exons ATGGCAGATACAACTCCAGTGGAAGACACGATGTCCGAGGGGGTTTCAGAAAATGCAGTTCCAGAGAAGCGAGAAACTCTTGAAGAGATGCTTTCTAGACACAG AAAAGAGACTACTGATCTACAGAGCAAAGAAGTTGCATTGAAAAAGGCCGCGGCAAAAGGTAGCAAGGCGGAACAGAAAGCCAAGAAGAAACAAGTTGATGAAGAGATAGCTAGACTTTCAACAAAGCTTAAAGAAGCACAAGCTAAGGAATTGGCTTTGTTAGGCTACAATGACAGTACAGATAAGCAAAAGGGAGATTTTGACAATCTTGTGAAGGCAATTGCTGGGGTTTCAGTCACGAATCAAGCGGAGAAGTCATCAAAACCAAATAAGCATGCAAAGAGACGTGAAAAAAGAGCCCAAGATGAAGCAGCCAGGGACCGTAGGATTCAAGAAGAGCAGAGCCAGATTATAAGCGATCGAATCATTGAAGACAAGAAGTTAGAACGAAAACTAGAACCCCTTGGATTTACAATCAATGAAATAAAAGCCGATGGCCATTGTCTCTACCGAGCTGTTGAGGACCAATTAGCCCTCCATTCTGGAGGCTCCTCTCCTTGTACTTACCAAGAACTCCGGGAAATGGTGGCTAATTATATGCGGAAAAATGCATCAAATTTTCTACCGTTTTTTCTTTCCGAGAATGCTGCAGAAGGAGAATCTGCAGATTCCATTACTGAGAGGTTTGAAAAATATTGCCGGGACATCGAGTCTACTGCAGCATGGGGAGGGCAACTAGAGCTCGGTGCCCTAACCcattgtttaaagaaacctaTCCTGATATATTCAGGATCTTTTCCTGATGTAGAAATGGGGAAGGAATACAAGCAAAGCAATGGAACCGGCTCATCATCAAAGTCAAGTATTCTGCTGTCGTTTCACAGACATGCTTTTGGGCTTGGTGAGCACTATAATTCCGTTGTTCCTGCTGTGATCCAATAG